The Corynebacterium sp. SCR221107 genome includes the window GCGAGGCGGATGGTGTCTTGAGATGCAGTCACAAATAATCCTTCGATGGGTGTGCGTACAAAGTCCGTTGTGGCCAATTTTTCCACGAACCGGGGCGATGTACCTAACGCGGGTTCGGATCGCGCGCGGTATCGGCGCCACCGGGGTGATAGAGCCTGCGCTTATTAATGTATTGCACCACCCCGTCGGGCACGAGGTACCACACGGGCAGCCCCTCGCGGGCGCGGCGGCGGCAACCGGTGGAAGAGATCGCCATCGCGGGGATCTCGATGAGCTCGACGCGCTGCTGGCACGCGGGCGGGAGGAAATCTTCCCTCAGCTCATATCCGGGCCGGGTAACCCCCACGAAGGTGGCCATGCCCAGCACCTTCTCCCAATCGCGCCAGCTCAAGATGCTCGATAGCGCGTCGGCGCCGGTGATGAAAAACAGCTCCGCGTCCGGGTAGTGGGCTTTAAGATCCGTCAGGGTGTCGATCGTGTACGTGGCACCCGGGCGGTCGATGTCGACCCGGGAGACGGTAAAGCGCGGGTTGGAGGCGGTGGCGATGACCGTCATCAGGTAGCGGTCCTCGGCCGAGGAGACCTCCCGGTCCGATTTTTGCCAGGGGTTGCCCGTGGGCACGAACACCACGAGGTCGAGGGCGAAGCGGGCGGCGACTTCGCTCGCGGCGACGAGGTGACCGTGGTGGATCGGGTCGAAGGTGCCGCCCATCACACCCACCCGCCGCACGGGGGCTTGTTTTTCCATAGCCATCTAGCCTAGCAACACCCCGTGCGGTTACCTGCATTTATTGCTTTCCGACGATCAGGGGCGGGTTTGCCCCTGTCCCTGCAGGATCCACTTGGTGGTGGTCAGCTCCGGCAGCGCCATGGGCCCGCGGGCGTGCAGCTTCTGGGTGGAGATGCCGATCTCGGCGCCCATGCCGTACTGCTCGCCGTCGGTAAACGCGGTGGAGGCGTTGATCATCACGGCCGCCGCGTCCACCTCGTCGGCAAAGCGCTGGGCGGTGGCAATATTGCCGGTGGCAATGGCCTCGGTATGCCCGGTGGAATAGGTGCGGATGTGGGAAAGCGCCTCGTCGATGCCCGAGACCACCTTCGCGGCGATGTCCATTGAGAGGTACTCGTCGGCCCAGTCGTGCTCCGTGGCGGCCACGATGTCGCCCGCGCCGAACGCGGCGAGCTCCGCGACCTCGCCGTGGACGGTGACGCCGGCGGACTGCAGCGCGGCGATGATGGCCAGCTTGTCGGCGTCG containing:
- the nadD gene encoding nicotinate-nucleotide adenylyltransferase — translated: MEKQAPVRRVGVMGGTFDPIHHGHLVAASEVAARFALDLVVFVPTGNPWQKSDREVSSAEDRYLMTVIATASNPRFTVSRVDIDRPGATYTIDTLTDLKAHYPDAELFFITGADALSSILSWRDWEKVLGMATFVGVTRPGYELREDFLPPACQQRVELIEIPAMAISSTGCRRRAREGLPVWYLVPDGVVQYINKRRLYHPGGADTARDPNPR